One genomic region from Rhinoraja longicauda isolate Sanriku21f chromosome 34, sRhiLon1.1, whole genome shotgun sequence encodes:
- the chrne gene encoding acetylcholine receptor subunit epsilon — MALLLLLIFCLVSEASSNLEGKLIQNLLANYDKRIRPAENQGDINNVTLKLTLTNLISLNEKKEVLTTNVWIEIQWSDYRLSWNESLYEGIDLLRIPSGLLWLPDIVLENNVDGQFEVAYYANVLVYSSGSMYWLPPAIYRSACPIAVTYFPFDWQNCSLVFRSQTYNAREVKLDLSVEKGQLIEWIHTDPGDFTENGEWSIKHKPAKKNINRQFTKDDTEYQEIIFFLIIQRKPLFYVINIIAPCVLISSLVVLVYFLPAQAGGQKCTLSISVLLAQTIFLFLIGKKVPETSLNVPLITKYLMFAMIVSTLIVMNCVIVLNVSLRTPNTHSLSKKIKHVFLEFLPQYLGMHLESSEDSWDKPQPRRRSSFGIMIKAEEYILKKPRSELMFDRQRDRHGLKRINKTIADIDIGTTVDLYKNLAHFSPEIKSCVDACNFIAKNSKEQNDFGSENENWILIGKVIDKACFWIALLLFTMGTVTIFLTGHFNQAPDFPFIGDSKKYAP, encoded by the exons CTAGCTCGAATCTGGAAGGAAAGCTTATTCAGAACCTGTTGGCCAACTATGATAAACGGATCCGTCCAGCAGAAAACCAGGGAGACATCAATAATGTGACTCTGAAACTCACACTAACTAATCTCATCTCACTG AATGAAAAGAAGGAGGTACTTACTACGAACGTCTGGATTGAAATA CAATGGAGTGATTATCGCCTCTCGTGGAACGAGTCCCTATACGAGGGGATAGATCTGCTCAGGATTCCTTCTGGGTTGCTCTGGCTTCCTGATATTGTCCTTGAGAACAA TGTTGACGGTCAGTTTGAAGTCGCCTACTACGCCAACGTTCTCGTCTACAGTTCTGGCAGCATGTACTGGCTACCACCTGCTATATATCGCAGCGCCTGCCCTATAGCTGTGACATACTTCCCTTTTGACTGGCAGAACTGTTCCCTTGTATTCAG GTCCCAAACCTACAATGCCCGTGAGGTCAAGTTGGACCTATCAGTGGAAAAAGGGCAGTTGATTGAATGGATTCACACTGACCCTGGAGACTTCACCG agaatggtgaatggtCAATAAAACACAAGCCTGCGAAGAAGAATATCAACAGGCAGTTCACTAAGGATGACACTGAGTACCAGGAGATCATTTTCTTCCTGATAATCCAGAGGAAGCCACTGTTCTACGTCATCAACATTATTGCCCCCTGTGTTCTCATTTCCTCTCTGGTGGTCCTAGTCTACTTCTTGCCAGCGCAAG CTGGGGGTCAAAAATGCACCCTTTCCATATCTGTTCTTCTGGCACAAACTATCTTTCTGTTCTTGATTGGAAAGAAAGTTCCGGAAACATCATTAAATGTTCCACTCATTACAAA ATATTTAATGTTTGCGATGATAGTGTCAACGTTGATCGTAATGAATTGCGTGATCGTCTTAAATGTCTCCTTGAGGACTCCAAACACCCACAGCTTGTCAAAGAAGATCAAACAT GTGTTCCTGGAGTTCCTGCCTCAGTACCTGGGCATGCATTTAGAGTCTTCTGAGGATTCCTGGGACAAGCCACAGCCGAGACGCAGAAGTTCCTTCGGGATTATGATCAAAGCTGAGGAATACATTCTCAAGAAGCCAAGGAGCGAGCTAATGTTTGatcgacagagagacagacacggTTTAAAGAGAATTAACAAGACGATAGCAG ATATCGATATTGGAACGACAGTTGACCTCTACAAAAATTTGGCtcacttctccccagagataaaATCGTGTGTTGATGCTTGCAACTTCATTGCCAAAAATAGCAAAGAACAGAATGATTTTGGCTCT GAAAACGAAAACTGGATTCTGATTGGAAAAGTCATTGACAAGGCTTGCTTCTGGATTGCCCTTCTTCTTTTCACCATGGGCACAGTGACAATCTTCCTCACAGGGCACTTCAACCAAGCACCAGACTTCCCCTTCATTGGAGACTCCAAGAAATATGCACCATAA